Proteins encoded together in one Desulfosporosinus meridiei DSM 13257 window:
- a CDS encoding tRNA (cytidine(34)-2'-O)-methyltransferase, with protein sequence MVEPEIPPNTGNVARLCAATGAALHLVKPLGFSIDDKHLKRAGLDYWHLLDIYIYENFAEFEEKNPVGPRYLATTKGSRSYTDISYEPGGYLLFGKETKGLAPEILDRYPETKIRLPMRSDARSLNLSNSVAVIVYEVLRQWGFPDLV encoded by the coding sequence ATGGTTGAACCAGAAATCCCTCCCAACACCGGAAATGTAGCACGACTTTGTGCTGCTACCGGAGCTGCTCTACATTTGGTAAAACCCTTAGGTTTTAGCATTGATGACAAACATCTTAAACGTGCCGGTTTAGATTACTGGCACCTGCTTGATATTTATATTTATGAAAACTTTGCCGAGTTTGAGGAGAAGAACCCTGTAGGACCTCGTTACTTAGCGACGACAAAAGGTTCCAGGTCTTATACGGACATTTCCTACGAGCCAGGCGGTTACCTTTTGTTTGGTAAGGAAACGAAAGGGTTGGCTCCGGAAATTCTTGATCGCTATCCCGAAACAAAAATACGATTACCAATGCGCTCGGATGCCCGTTCTTTAAATCTCTCGAATTCTGTAGCGGTTATCGTTTATGAAGTATTACGGCAATGGGGTTTTCCGGATCTTGTTTAA